A stretch of Miscanthus floridulus cultivar M001 chromosome 13, ASM1932011v1, whole genome shotgun sequence DNA encodes these proteins:
- the LOC136500862 gene encoding protein ENHANCED PSEUDOMONAS SUSCEPTIBILITY 1-like: MEGSTGGVRIVSRRLVRPEQAAGSPDDSAPSESEPETIHLTPWDLRMITVDYIQKGLLLPKPRTAGGGAQLVDNLASSLARALARFYPLAGRLAVTATDDATGDPSIVVSLRCNGEGAEFVRAEAPGVTVSDIIASGPGYYIPSSVVWSFFPLNGLLGTDAALDDDDGSRLAVLAAQVTELADGVFVAMSLNHAVADGTTLWHLFNTWSEISRTRDGCELSTPRPVLDRWFLETSPVPIALPFAKLEDIVRRPVYLPVRECFFHFSAESVKKLKEKANAEIAGTATATATATVSSLQSLLAHLWRTSCRARELAPDRETTYTLLVGCRARVKGIPQEYMGNAVTTAVARSTAGDVVSKGLGWAAWLLNRAVAAFDEASVRDDLASWPRDPRFLYVPQPTREEDPATVSTGSSPRFDVYGNDFGWGRPVAVRSGAGNKKDGKVTVYEGRDGEGSMALEVCLAPKALARLLADEEFMEAVSAAVA; the protein is encoded by the coding sequence ATGGAAGGCTCCACCGGCGGGGTTCGGATCGTGTCCAGGCGTCTCGTCCGGCCAGAGCAGGCCGCGGGCTCGCCGGACGACAGCGCGCCGTCGGAGTCGGAGCCGGAGACCATCCACTTGACACCGTGGGATCTCCGCATGATCACGGTGGACTACATCCAGAAGGGACTGCTCCTGCCCAAGCCACGgacagcaggaggaggagcacaGCTCGTGGACAACCTCGCTTCGTCCTTGGCGCGCGCCCTGGCCCGCTTCTACCCGCTGGCCGGCCGCCTCGCCGTCACCGCCACGGATGATGCCACTGGAGATCCGAGCATCGTCGTCTCGCTCCGCTGCAACGGCGAAGGCGCCGAGTTCGTCCGCGCCGAGGCGCCGGGGGTCACCGTCAGCGACATTATCGCGTCCGGCCCCGGCTATTACATCCCTAGCTCGGTGGTGTGGTCGTTCTTCCCGCTGAACGGCCTGCTTGGCACGGACGCCGCcttggacgacgacgacggctcCCGCCTCGCCGTGCTAGCGGCTCAGGTcaccgagctcgccgacggcgtctTCGTCGCCATGTCGCTCAACCACGCCGTCGCCGACGGGACCACGCTCTGGCACCTGTTCAACACCTGGTCGGAGATCAGCCGGACGAGGGACGGCTGTGAGCTTTCCACGCCGCGGCCGGTGCTGGACAGGTGGTTCCTCGAGACCAGCCCGGTGCCCATCGCTCTGCCCTTCGCCAAGCTAGAGGACATCGTCCGGCGGCCCGTGTACCTGCCGGTGCGGGAGTGTTTCTTCCACTTCTCAGCCGAGAGTGTGAAGAAGCTAAAGGAGAAAGCGAACGCCGAGATAGCCggcacggcgacggcgacggcgacggccacGGTGTCGTCTCTGCAGTCCCTGCTCGCGCACCTGTGGCGAACGTCGTGTCGGGCCCGGGAGCTCGCGCCGGACCGGGAGACCACGTACACCCTCCTCGTCGGGTGCCGGGCACGGGTGAAGGGGATTCCACAAGAGTACATGGGCAATGCCGTGACGACCGCCGTCGCCAGGTCGACGGCCGGCGACGTGGTGAGCAAGGGGCTGGGGTGGGCGGCGTGGCTCCTGAACCGCGCCGTGGCGGCGTTCGACGAGGCGAGCGTGAGGGACGACCTCGCGTCGTGGCCACGGGATCCCAGGTTCCTCTACGTGCCGCAGCCTACCAGGGAGGAGGACCCCGCGACGGTCAGCACCGGGAGCTCGCCGCGGTTCGACGTCTACGGCAACGACTTCGGCTGGGGCCGGCCGGTGGCCGTCCGCAGCGGCGCAGGGAACAAGAAGGACGGGAAGGTGACCGTGTACGAGGGGCGCGACGGCGAGGGAAGCATGGCGCTGGAGGTGTGTCTGGCGCCCAAGGCGCTCGCCAGGCTCCTTGCCGACGAGGAGTTCATGGAGGCGGTGAGCGCCGCCGTGGCGTGA